From a single Stomoxys calcitrans chromosome 4, idStoCalc2.1, whole genome shotgun sequence genomic region:
- the LOC106085713 gene encoding ketimine reductase mu-crystallin, giving the protein MSTNVSQPKYFAADQVAKVLTWNLVNSAVEEALKATGITQANSANAKASYAIQPARSVTPCGDYSKLLLTMPGFVGNYQLSESGDRINTLACKLVTSFSSNQNLQPPLPNILANILLFCPQTGQLRCIIDGTQITGWRTASASIVATKYLFLKRFPQAKEKPIKVALIGCGVQGQSHALGMCKTYNVIDIFLWNRTKSKAENLASKLRAEFRNGLKVHVSERPQDAVQDADVICVGTYSPNALISYSMLKDGDIHINTVGAGQVHFGEVGQDIYDNAVVYVDSLVSAKTELKDLKATIIGEVGEVIRNEGQRTENNRITIFQSMGIAAEDATVAQAVYNALNK; this is encoded by the exons ATGTCTACAAATGTCAGCCAACCTAAATATTTTGCAGCTGATCAAGTTGCAAAAGTTCTAACATGGAATTTGGTAAACTCTGCTGTCGAAGAGGCCCTAAAAGCTACTGGAATAACGCAAGCAAATTCGGCAAACGCCAAGGCTTCTTATGCCATTCAGCCAGCACGTTCAGTAACACCTTGTGGAGATTATTCAAAGCTACTACTGACCATGCCAGGCTTTGTGGGAAACTATCAATTAAGTGAAAGTGGTGATCGCATCAACACCCTCGCCTGTAAATTGGTTACTTCATTCTCCTCTAATCAAAACCTGCAGCCGCCTCTACCAAACATTTTAGCAAATATACTTCTCTTCTGTCCGCAAACTGGCCAACTTCGGTGCATTATAGATGGTACACAAATAACGGGGTGGCGTACAGCTTCCGCATCAATAGTTGCCACGAAGTATTTGTTTTTGAAACGTTTTCCTCAAGCAAAAGAAAAACCCATTAAAGTAGCCTTAATTGGTTGTGGCGTGCAGGGCCAGTCGCATGCACTAGGAATGTGCAAGACATACAATGTTATCGATATCTTTTTGTGGAATCGTACAAAATCGAAAGCCGAAAATCTTGCCAGCAAACTACGAGCAGAATTTCGAAATGGTCTGAAAGTCCATGTAAGTGAAAGACCCCAAGATGCAGTTCAAGATGCAGATGTTATTTGCGTGGGCACCTACTCGCCAAATGCTTTAATCTCCTATAGTATGTTAAAAGACggtgatatacatataaata CTGTTGGTGCCGGTCAGGTCCATTTCGGTGAAGTTGGTCAGGACATTTACGACAATGCTGTTGTCTACGTTGATTCTTTGGTCAGTGCCAAAACGGAATTAAAAGATTTAAAAGCCACAATCATAGGTGAAGTGGGGGAAGTTATTCGCAATGAAGGCCAAAGGACAGAAAATAACCGCATAACAATCTTTCAATCAATGGGCATAGCCGCAGAAGACGCCACTGTAGCTCAAGCTGTCTACAATGCtctgaataaataa
- the LOC106085711 gene encoding ketimine reductase mu-crystallin-like has product MSTNIRQPKYFTSEQVAEVLTWSLVNSAVEEALIATGTTQANAKESYAIQPARSVTPCGDYSQRLLVMPGYVGNYQLSENGDRINTLACKVVTSFACNQNLQPPLPNILANILLFCPQTGQLQCIMDGTQITAWRTASASIVATKYLFLKRFPQGIEKPIKVAIIGCGVQGQSHALGMCKTFNVIDISLWNRTKSKADNLANKLRAEFPNGLNVQVSDRPQDAVEDADVICIGTYAPNALISYVMLKGGDVHINSVGGGQVHFREVSQDIYDYAVVYVDSLVSVKNQLQVLKATIHGELGAVIRNRGELRRDGRITIFQSLGIAAEDATVAQAVYDTLTNANIKTIHGSK; this is encoded by the exons ATGTCTACAAATATAAGACAACCGAAATATTTTACATCTGAACAAGTTGCAGAAGTTCTTACATGGAGTTTAGTCAATTCTGCTGTCGAAGAGGCTTTAATAGCTACTGGAACAACCCAAGCAAATGCCAAGGAGTCGTATGCCATTCAGCCAGCACGTTCTGTAACGCCTTGTGGCGATTATTCCCAGAGACTGCTGGTCATGCCGGGCTATGTTGGAAACTATCAATTAAGTGAGAATGGTGATCGCATCAATACTCTCGCCTGTAAAGTGGTCACCTCATTTGCCTGCAATCAAAACCTGCAGCCGCCTCTACCAAACATTTTAGCTAATATACTTCTCTTCTGTCCGCAAACTGGTCAACTTCAGTGCATTATGGATGGTACACAAATAACGGCGTGGCGTACAGCTTCCGCATCAATAGTTGCCACGAAATACTTGTTCTTGAAACGTTTTCCGCAAGGAATCGAAAAGCCCATTAAAGTAGCCATAATTGGTTGTGGCGTGCAGGGCCAgtcacatgcattgggaatgTGCAAGACATTCAATGTTATCGACATCTCTTTATGGAATCGTACAAAATCGAAAGCCGATAATCTTGCCAACAAATTACGAGCAGAATTTCCAAATGGGCTGAATGTTCAAGTAAGCGATAGACCCCAAGATGCGGTCGAAGATGCCGACGTAATTTGCATTGGGACCTACGCACCAAACGCTTTAATCAGCTATGTAATGTTAAAAGGCGGTGATGTACACATAAATT CTGTTGGCGGCGGACAAGTCCATTTCCGTGAAGTTAGTCAGGACATTTACGACTATGCTGTGGTCTATGTCGATTCTTTGGTCAGTGTCAAAAACCAATTGCAAGTTTTAAAAGCTACCATTCACGGCGAGTTGGGAGCAGTTATTCGCAATAGAGGCGAATTAAGGCGAGATGGCCGTATAACAATATTTCAATCTTTGGGTATAGCCGCCGAAGATGCTACTGTAGCCCAAGCAGTGTACGATACTCTGACAAATgcaaatataaaaacaattcaTGGATCTAAATAA